A genomic stretch from Numida meleagris isolate 19003 breed g44 Domestic line chromosome 2, NumMel1.0, whole genome shotgun sequence includes:
- the RGS22 gene encoding regulator of G-protein signaling 22 isoform X6: MMGSTPKRSVILQPSVLIQITTLWLAKLISQVEWSQTGINFIVDSNYYPWIRKEDASNPSPEEDDTSFTMKRFYVSLGQATISQTMDWFTLAKGSESMKTTDSFLRPVASIQIQDIQHLPGLPEREGSVSEKASLLEAGSLSKEYDHCRFLSSSRTASAEDGIFRERSREAEEGSSMAIAEPPSYTRLRVYPDQNLESAAKEGRGQENAALQIVEELVPSNTQSVTKESISELMQQPPGEIESDVDFPKQPNMFIHELSNNQFACGTEEPLFSQSSSPFTVLDSMGDRRGQDAEEVSLRSSSESNGADSRAAWCINHRTYDTGNRNEFERFKKFIQGTLGERYWWLWMDIERLKVLKDTTRQQRQLDKMKKLYLLSSGDYFLTSEVLLRLDLLRGDQWNTRHLRQIQPEVVKPLLLYWGPRFCVTHSTAIETASAKLKFWHMCQERPRVDTDPFPQMVSLLPLTTKSCMPRTPPSLPQKSKTSTPTTLLKLDTLDFSLKGSSRLSSALSSRQSHRRDDFPSSRNWPESVSRDMIRCLALDDTTEMKHLAHRRYTYAELLPGKSAAGSVVLRGSRMENMLQSLYLENRAGYYFTHFCEKSGNKLWQNSVYFWSDLQAYHQLFYQETLHPFKICKQAQFLYATYIAPSASMDIGLHQSKKNMIYQKMDPAFEDLFDPAEEHILLLLQEPWMKMVEADKYTYGKVELVEETRQLDSVYFRKLQALHQESVSKKNESTVADTDLPSFPDVLKEAQHLGQASKKLAGSDLYDLIHNKQKFEQFWVFLNEHSAGMDLMCWLDIEQFRKMLHRDKEKREEKSKEIKNKYLNKKYFFGPNSPATREQQEQLMHSGGGWGQILHDRLPPAVLLEMQQWVQKRLEEQWLPLFLADEQQGAEEQAKVRDKTEDLLRQKQKTTRMWKHVDNKRVSSSSEIIAFRKALLDPVTANQFQRFVSLEGDLLENGVLFWQEVQKYKDLCHSHCDDATVQNKITTIIDCFINSTVPPALQIDIPTEQAQKILEHRKELGPYIFREAQMTIFALLFKFWPKFCEFRSRLSSDKILLALERKKGKRMQMKEGKTLEERLTKFQRKEVAIRALGHLEHRTDMERRLSSFSDGYEWQASWSYSKYIEALEQERVLLKMQEDLEKNSSSLFTGTSSMSFPKPGNSENSTISPKNSVTLEKH; this comes from the exons GCTAGCTAAATTGATATCACAGGTAGAATGGAGCCAGACTGGCATTAATTTCATTGTAGATAGTAACTACTACCCCTGGATAAGGAAGGAAGATGCAAGTAATCCCTCCCCTGAGGAGGATGACACTTCATTCACTATGAAGAGGTTCTATGTATCACTTGGCCag GCTACAATTTCTCAGACAATGGATTGGTTTACATTAGCAAAAGGAAGTGAATCCATGAAAACTACAGATTCATTTCTGCGTCCTGTAGCTTCTATTCAAATTCAAGATATTCAGCATTTGCCTGGTCTGCCTGAAAGAGAAGGTTCAGTAAGTGAAAAAGCTAGCCTTCTAG AAGCAGGTTCCCTGTCTAAGGAGTATGACCACTGCAgattcctttcctcttcaaGGACAGCATCCGCAGAAGATGGCATTTTTAGGGAGAGATcaagagaagctgaggaaggTTCTTCTATGGCCATTGCTGAACCTCCTTCCTACACTCGGCTAAGAGTTTATCCAGACCAGAATTTGGAGAGTGcagcaaaagaaggaagaggacaggAAAATGCAGCTCTTCAGATAGTGGAAGAATTAGTACCATCTAATACTCAATCTGTAACAAAGGAATCAATTTCGGAACTGATGCAGCAGCCACCTGGTGAGATTGAGAGTGATGTGGATTTCCCTAAACAGCCTAATATGTTTATACATGAGTTATCAAATAATCAATTTGCCTGTGGTACTGAAGAGCCGCTCTTTTCCCAAAGTTCTTCTCCATTTACTGTCTTGGACTCCATGGGAGATAGAAGAGGACAAGATGCTGAAGAAGTGAGCTTAAGATCaagctctgaaagcaatgggGCAGATAGTAGGGCTGCTTGGTGTATTAACCACAGAACTTACGACACTGGCAACAGAAATGAGTTTGAAAGATTCAAGAAATTCATTCAAGGAACACTTGGTGAGAGGTATTGGTGGCTCTGGATGGATATTGAAAGACTAAAGGTTCTTAAGGACACTACAAGGCAGCAGAg GCAActtgataaaatgaaaaaactcTACCTACTGAGCAGTGGAGACTATTTCCTCACTTCTGAAGTGTTACTCAGACTTGATTTACTACGCGGAGATCAGTGGAATACAAGGCATTTAAGACAGATTCAGCCTGAAGTAGTGAAACCTCTTCTTCTTTACTG gggTCCCAGATTCTGTGTCACTCATTCAACAGCGATAGAAACTGCCAGTGCAAAGCTGAAGTTCTGGCATATGTGCCAAGAGAGACCAAGGGTGGACACTGATCCTTTTCCACAAATGGTATCATTGCTGCCATTGACAACTAAGTCTTGTATGCCTAGGACACCACCTTCCCTTCCTCAG aaaagtaagaCTAGCACACCAACAACTTTATTGAAACTAGACACACTGGATTTCTCTTTGAAGGGTTCGTCAAGGCTATCATCTGCCTTGTCATCAAGACAAAGCCACCGAAGGGATGACTTTCCTAGCAGTAGAAATTG GCCAGAGTCAGTGAGCAGGGACATGATCCGTTGCTTAGCTTTGGATGAtactacagaaatgaaacacttgGCTCATAGAAGGTACACCTATGCTGAGTTGCTCCCA GGGAaaagtgctgctggcagtgttgTCTTAAGAGGATCAAGAATGGAAAACATGCTGCAGTCTCTTTATCTGGAGAACAGAGCAGGCTACTACTTCACACACTTCTGTGAGAAGTCAGGGAATAAG TTGTGGCAGAACAGTGTGTACTTTTGGTCTGACCTACAGGCTTATCATCAGCTTTTCTACCAAGAAACTCTTCATCCCTTTAAAATATGCAAGCAAGCTCAA TTCCTTTATGCAACATACATTGCCCCATCTGCCAGTATGGACATTGGCCTTCATCAGAGTAAGAAAAACATGATTTATCAGAAAATGGACCCAGCTTTTGAGGATCTTTTTGACCCAGCAGAAGAACATATCCTCCTTCTTCTGCAAGAACCATGGATGAAGATGGTGGAAGCAGACAAGTACACTTACGGAAAG gtGGAGTTGGTGGAAGAAACTCGACAGCTGGACTCTGTGTACTTTAGAAAACTCCAGGCTTTGCATCAAGAAAGCGTTTCCAAGAAGAATGAG AGTACTGTTGCTGACACTGATCTACCATCCTTCCCTGACGTTCTCAAAGAAGCTCAGCACTTGGGTCAAGCTTCCAAAAAACTGGCAGGTTCTGATTTGTATGACCTGATCCACAACAAACAGAAGTTTGAACAGTTCTGGGTTTTTCTTAATGAGCATTCTGCTGG AATGGATCTCATGTGCTGGCTAGATATTGAACAGTTCAGAAAGATGCTCCACAGggataaagaaaaaagggaagaaaaatccaaggaaattaaaaacaagtacctgaacaaaaaatatttctttggacCCAACAGCCCAGCTACCAGAGAGCAACAAGAGCAG CTAATGCATTCAGGTGGAGGATGGGGACAAATCCTTCATGATCGGCTTCCTCCAGCGGTTCTGCTAGAAATGCAGCAGTGGGTCCAGAAGAGATTAGAAGAACAATGGCTGCCATTGTTCCTGGCAGATGAGCAACAAGGGGCAGAGGAACAAGCAAAG GTAAGGGACAAAACTGAAGATCTCCtaagacaaaaacagaagacaacTAGGATGTGGAAG CATGTGGACAACAAGAGGGTTTCTTCATCTAGTGAAATAATTGCTTTCCGCAAAGCGCTTTTGGATCCAGTGACAGCAAATCAGTTTCAACGCTTTGTGTCACTGGAAGGAGACCTACTGGAGAATGGAGTGCTCTTTTGGCAAGAGGTACAGAAGTATAAG GATTTGTGCCATTCTCATTGTGATGACGCCACAGTCCAGAATAAGATCACGACTATTATTGATTGCTTTATCAATTCCACCGTACCCCCAGCTTTGCAGATTGACATCCCAACTGAACAAGCACAGAAGATTTTGGAGCACAGGAAAGAACTAGGACCTTACATTTTTAGAGAGGCACAG atgaCTATTTTTGCTCTGCTGTTCAAATTTTGGCCAAAATTTTGTGAGTTTCGAAGCCGTTTGTCTAGTGACAAAATTTTACTTGccttggagagaaaaaaaggaaaacggATGCAGATGAAGGAAGGGAAAACGTTAGAGGAAAGGCTCACAAAGTTTCAG CGTAAAGAAGTGGCAATCCGTGCTCTGGGACATCTGGAACATCGGACTGACATGGAGAGAAGACTGTCATCATTTTCAGATGGATATGAGTGGCAG GCTTCCTGGTCCTATTCCAAGTACATAGAAGCCTTGGAGCAGGAGAGAGTACTCCTTAAAATGCAAGAAGATCTGGAGAAAAATTCATCGTCATTATTTACAG GTACCTCATCTATGTCGTTCCCAAAGCCTGGAAACTCTGAAAACTCCACCATTTCTCCAAAGAATAGTGTGACTTTGGAGAAACACTGA